The Meiothermus sp. region AGGCGTGCTCATTCCCAGCGACCAGATGTGGTTCCGGGTGATTGTGATTGATAATAACGGCAATTTTCGCTACGTAGACCCGTCTCGCTATTACTGATCGCAGTTCCCACCAAAAGGGCCCATGCGGTGGCTCGTATTGTAGTCCCTACAGCAAAAACCGCTTTAGGGACTATTCGTGGGTACCGCTCTGAAATCCAGGCTTTCTTGTTGCATGGGTGGCCGATGGCCAATTGTGTGTGGCTTCGGAGCGTTCCAAAAATGCAAAAGAGCCCCTGAACAAGTTCAGGGGCCCCTCTTTTGTTGGGCTGGTGGGCGATCCGGGACTCGAACCCGGGACCTCACGCTTATCAGGCGTGTGCTCTAACCAGCTGAGCTAACCGCCCCCACAGCGAGTAATGAGTATAGCGGTGGCATTGCGGGAGGTCAAGCCAACGTGTTGACGATTCGGCCCTGGGCCGCTAGACTTGACTTTGCGCCTGCGGCCTTAGCCCAGGTTCCACAGTTTCGAGGCGTAGCGCAGCTTGGTAGCGCACACCCTTGGGGTGGGTGTGGTCGGAGGTTCAAATCCTCTCGCCTCGACCAGAAGAAAAGCCGTTTGGGAAAGATGCCGGGCAACTGCCCAGTTCAACCCACACGGCTTTTCGTTTTGGTCTGAAAACCGGTTTAGAGTCTGTGTTGTAATGCCCCGGTAACAGCCCATTTCTATTTTGAAGTGAAAGGGAACCCTATGACCACGCAGCTTGGGCGTTGGGAGCATTTTTACCACCAGGCCGACGTGGGGGTGCGGGGTATAGGCCCCACCCTGGACATAGCCTTTGAACAGGTAGCCCTGGCCCTCACCGCCGTGGTGACCGATCCCGCCCGGGTGCGGCCCATCCAGGCGGTGGAGATCGAGTGCGAGGCCAGCCGGGTCTCGCTGTTGCTGGTGGACTGGCTCAACCGGCTCATTTACGAGATGGCCACCCGCCGGATGCTATTTAGCCGTTTTGAGGTGCACGTAAGCCCGCCCGACTTGGGAGGCGCTTTGAGCCTGTATGCGCGGGCCTGGGGGGAGCCCGTAGACCCCGAGCGGCACCAACCCGCGGTGGAGGTGAAGGGGGCTACGTACAGCGAACTCGAGGTCGCCCAAAACCAGGAGGGCCACTGGGTAGTGCAGTGTGTGGTGGACGTCTGAGGAGGGGGTATGGACACAACCCGCCTGATCCAAAAATCTGAGTACGAGTGGTGGCTTCCGGCCACCCCGCCCATGCGCGTACCGGGCATTCTGTACGCCAGCGAGGCGCTGTTGCGCGAAATGGACGACAAGGTGCTCGAGCAGATGGCCAACGTGGCCAGCCTGCCGGGAATTGTGCAGGCCGTGTATGCCATGCCCGATGCCCACTGGGGGTACGGGTTTCCCATCGGGGGCGTGGCGGCCTTTCGGGAGGAAGACGGCGTGGTCTCGGCAGGAGGAGTGGGGTTCGACATCTCCTGTGGGGTGCGTACCCTGCACACCGGCCTGACCGTGGACGAGATTGAGCCCATCAAGGAAAACCTGGCCCAGGGCCTCTTTCGCCACGTACCGGCAGGGGTAGGCAGCGTGGGCAAGATTCATCTGGAACCCGCCGAGATGGATGCGATGCTGCAAGGCGGGGCCGAGTGGGCGGTCAAGCGCGGCTACGGCAGGCGCGAAGACCTCGAGCGCATCGAGGAGCATGGCCGCATGGAAGGGGCCCGGCCCGAGATGGTCTCCGAGCAGGCCAAGCGCCGGCAGGCCGACGAGATGGGCACCCTGGGATCGGGCAACCATTACCTCGAGGTGCAGCAGGTGACCGAGGTGTATGACCCAAGCGTGGCCGATGCTTTTGGGGTGGCGGTGGGCGATGTGCTGGTCAGCATCCACAGCGGCTCGAGGGGGCTGGGCCACCAGGTCGCCACCGACTACAGCAAGCGCATGATCGAGGCCGCCCACAAGTACGGCCTGGAACTGGCCGACCTCGAGCTCGCCTGTGCCCCCATCCAGTCCGAGGAGGGCCAGGCCTACCTGGGGGCCATGCGGGCGGCCATCAACTGCGCCCTAGCCAACCGGCAGATCCTGACCCACCTGGCCCGCGAAGCCTTCGCCTACCTCTTGCCCAAGGCCGACTTGCGCCTGATTTACGACGTCTCGCACAACACCGCCAAGCTCGAGGAGCACCTGATCGAGGGAAAGCCAGCGCGGCTCTACGTTCACCGCAAGGGGGCCACCCGCGCCTTCGGCCCCGGCCACCCGGCGCTACCCGAGGCCTTCCAAGCCGTGGGTCAGCCGGTGCTGATTGGGGGAACCATGGGCACCGCCTCCTACATCCTGGTGGGCACGCCCG contains the following coding sequences:
- a CDS encoding archease, whose translation is MTTQLGRWEHFYHQADVGVRGIGPTLDIAFEQVALALTAVVTDPARVRPIQAVEIECEASRVSLLLVDWLNRLIYEMATRRMLFSRFEVHVSPPDLGGALSLYARAWGEPVDPERHQPAVEVKGATYSELEVAQNQEGHWVVQCVVDV
- a CDS encoding RtcB family protein, which codes for MDTTRLIQKSEYEWWLPATPPMRVPGILYASEALLREMDDKVLEQMANVASLPGIVQAVYAMPDAHWGYGFPIGGVAAFREEDGVVSAGGVGFDISCGVRTLHTGLTVDEIEPIKENLAQGLFRHVPAGVGSVGKIHLEPAEMDAMLQGGAEWAVKRGYGRREDLERIEEHGRMEGARPEMVSEQAKRRQADEMGTLGSGNHYLEVQQVTEVYDPSVADAFGVAVGDVLVSIHSGSRGLGHQVATDYSKRMIEAAHKYGLELADLELACAPIQSEEGQAYLGAMRAAINCALANRQILTHLAREAFAYLLPKADLRLIYDVSHNTAKLEEHLIEGKPARLYVHRKGATRAFGPGHPALPEAFQAVGQPVLIGGTMGTASYILVGTPEGEARSLSSSCHGAGRALSRHQALKQWRGKEVVRELGQRGIIVRSPSPRGVAEEAPGAYKDVAAVVDAAHAAGLSRKVARLEPLICIKG